In the Elizabethkingia bruuniana genome, TCTGAACTTTCAGTATACTGATTAATTGGCAATAGTGTATTCCAACCGTTAGCAATTAACTGAGCCGGAACATTTTTATTATTAAAGTCGTTTACCCATTTAGGTAATTCTTTAGTATAGTATGTACTGGTAATAAACTTACCTGTTGTATCATCGAACCAGAAAGCTCCTGTCGGGTTGTGCCCTGCAGGCAGAATCGATGCTCTGTCTTTCAAAGAAACACCTACAACCTTAGAAGTAAAGTTTGTTGCTAATCCCAGCTGATCCGTTACAGTTGTAGACCAAAGATTTCTTGGTGAATGCTGTCCCATAGCATTAGAAGTAGTTCCTACCGGTTGTACCGTTTCATCGGATGTACAGTAAACACTTTTCCCTAATTCTTTATCATACCAGTCGTTTCCTGCAATCCCGTGAATGGAAGGAACTGAACCTGTAAAGATTGAGGTATGCCCGATTGCTGTTACTGTAGGTACATAGTCTATATGAACATTATTTAACGAATAACCGGTATTCAGCATTCTCTTAAAACCTCCTTCACCATACTTGCTATAATAACGGTAAAGATAATCCCATCTCATCTGATCAACTACCAGTCCTACAACAAGTTTAGGTCTTGGTACAGCATTAGTTTTTTGGGCTCCCAGCATTCCTGATACTACAAGAACTCCCAGCAACCACTTCTTCGGTGTTAACATGATTATTTTTAATTTATTATTGTATACTTTCCTGCTCTACTGCAATATGCCCTTCCCATTTATCTACAGCTGTTGTAGCCAAAGCATTTCCTAATACATTGGTCATACTACGAGCCATATCACAAAAGTGGTCGATTGGCAGAATTAAGGCAATACCTTCTGGCGGAATACCAAACATAGAACATGTAGCCACTACTACAATCAGCGATGCTCTTGGTACACCCGCAACACCTTTACTGGTAAGCATTAGTACCAATAACATTAGTAACTGCTTTTCAATAGGCATATGAATATCATATACCTGAGCAATAAATAAAGATGCAAAAGTCATATACATCATACTACCATCCAGATTAAAAGAATAACCCAAAGGAAGTGTAAATGAAATAATCTTATTCTGTGCTCCGAATTTTTCTAATTCTTCTACAAGTTTTGGGAAAACTGCTTCAGAACTAGTTGTTGTAAATGCAATTAATAAAGGTGTTTTTATATGTCTTAATAAGTCTTTTAGTCTCTTTCCTAATACCAGATAACCAACCCCAAGTAGTACGGCCCATAGCGTTGCAATACCCAGAACGAATGCCAGTAAATAATGGGCATATAGGGTAAATATTTCGAAACCGTATTTTGCAACAGCTGCTGCAACGGCTCCCAATACTCCTAAAGGCGCAAACCACATAACATAGTTTACCATGATTAATACAACGTGAGCTATTTTGTCCAGGAAGTCTGTTACCATTTGTCCTTTTTCACCATAGGCACCTAATGCAATCCCAAAAATTACAGAGAAAACTACAATCTGAAGAATCTCGTTTGTGGAAAAAGCTTCGAAAATACTCTTTGGCACCATATGGTTGACAAAGTGTTCCAACGTAAAGTCGCTTTGTGTTTTTAATAAGTCTCCTGCATCACTTACATTCATTACAATATCAGTCCCTTCTCCTGGTTTCATAATGTTAACCAGTACCAGACCTATTAATAATGATGTTAAAGATGCCGTAATGAACCATGTCATTGCTTTAGCACCAACACGTCCAACCATTTTCATGTCCCCCATTTTAGCGATACCTACTACCAATGTAGAGAATACTAATGGCGCAATAATCATCTGTACCAGACGAATAAATAAGCTGCCTAAAAGTTTAATGTTTTTGGAAAAAGTATCGATAGTTTCCTTTGGATAGTTAAAGTGAACAATGGCTCCTATAATTACACCCAAGATAAGGGCGGCGATAATAGAAATAAAAAGTTTATTTTGTCCTTTCATAAAATTGTCTCTCCTGCAAATATAATTTAATTTTCTTGTAGTTCTGATTTAGTATGTATTAAATAAAAAACCTCTGTATATGAGGCTTTTCTTTATTCTAATACCCTATAAGTGACTTTCAGTACACCCTTTCGTACATCTCCTAATTTCTTAAAAGCTGACTTCGTAATATCGAAGGCTCTTCCTTTATGAAGATATCCTCTGTCATTTACTTTTACGGTTACTGTATCTCCTGTGGCAACATTGGTAAGCAATACTTTGGTACCGAAAGGAAGATTTGCGTGTGCAGCGGTTAGTTTACCATTATCGAAAACTTCACCACTGGAAGTCTTGCGCCCGTTAAACGTGTCGCTGTAATAAGAAACTGTTGTTGACTTTTCTTCGCCTGACTTCATATTACTAACCGTACCACAAGCAATTGCCGGCAGTAGGGTTAACAGAAATATAACTCTACTCATTCGTTTTATCAATTTCATACAGGAGCCAAAAATAAGCATTTTTATTTTGACACGTTTTCACACTCTTTTTTCACATATAAACAAACTAATAATCAGTATTTTAACAAAAATAAATATCCAATTTACAGCAAACAAAAAGCCGGAAGACTAATCTTCCGGCTATGGTAAAGGGTTATCCCTTGATTCTATTATTTAAGTGTAGAATAATATATTAGTCTACAACTTCTCCGTATAAATCGAAATCGTCGGCAGAAGTAATTTTCACATTAACAAACTCTCCTACACTGATATACGTATTTTCAGCAGGTACTAAAACAGTGTTATCAACATCCGGAGAATCGAATTCTGTTCTTCCGATAAAGTAGCTTCCTTCTTTTCTATCGAACAGACATTTGAAGGTCTTACCAACTTTTTCCTGATTTATCTCATATGAAATTTGCTGCTGAACTTCCATAATTTCTTCTACACGACGTTCTTTAACTTCTGCAGGAACATCATCTTCATAAATAAATGCACCTGTATTTTCTTCGTGAGAATAGGTAAAACAGCCTAATCTGTCAAAACGCTGATCTCTTACCCAGTTTTTCAATTCTTCAAAATGCTCTTCAGTTTCACCCGGGAAACCTACGATAAGAGTTGTTCTGATAGCCATTCCCGGAACTTTCTCACGGAACTTATCCAATAAAGCATTGGTCTTCTCGAAAGTAGTTCCACGTTTCATACGCTTTAGAACATCATTATTAATATGCTGAAGCGGAATATCTATATAGTTACAGATTTTAGGTTCTTCTTTTATAATTTCCAGTACATCTTCCGGGAAACCTGTAGGGAAAGCATAGTGCAGACGAATCCACTCAATTCCTTCCACTTTTACAAGCTCTTTCAAAAGATCACCTAATGCACGTTTTTTATAAATATCTAATCCGTAGAATGTAAGATCCTGAGCAATAAGAATTAATTCTTTTACACCATTCTTAGCCAAATTCTCAGCTTCTTTTACCAGATTTTCTATCGGAGTAGAAATGTGATTACCTCTCATTAAAGGTATTGCACAGAAAGTACACGGTCTGTCGCAGCCTTCAGAAATTTTAAGATAAGCATAATGTCTTGGTGTTGTAGTAAGACGCTCTCCTACCAATTCGTGACGGTAATCTGCGCCTAAATGTTTTAGCAAAATTGGCAGATCGCGGGTTCCGAAATACTGATCCACATCCGGAATTTCTCTTATCAAATCCGGTTTATATCTTTCGGAAAGACAGCCTGTAACGAAAACTTTTTCTACAGCACCCTGATTTTTAAGATCTACATATTCCAGAATTGTATTAATACTCTCTTCTTTAGCATTATCAATAAATCCACAGGTATTAATTACAACAATATCTCCCTTGTCTTCATGAACCACCTCTTTGCCATTGGCTTTAAGCTGCCCCATCAATACTTCGGAGTCATATACATTCTTGGAACACCCGAGTGTTACAATATTAATTTTCTTTTTGTTAGAAGATTTTGTCCGCATTTGTCAATTTTCAATTTGCAAAGATACGAATTTGAAATATGAAGTAAAAAGTATGGGGCGTGAAACCTAAATGCTTCACCCCCCATAGCTTGTTAAATTACACAAAAAAATATTTACAGTTTGTATAGTGTTTTAGGAACTTCACTCAACACTTTTTTAGCAACGATCGAGTTTGTATCTAAATTACGCTGCTCCAACGTAACTTTAATATCTGTACACGACACTCCATTCCATGTTCCTTTTAAAGTAATTAATTTACCAGTATTTTTACCTCGTAGTTTAGCAGTATAATTTAGGTTAATTAAATATCTACCAACTGTAGCAGTTGCAGTAACACTAGTTCTTGGAGCAATGACAATTGGAAAATTATAAGTTTGTGTATCCTCCATACTTTCACTTTTTCCATAAGTTGCAGAATAATTAGTATTCACTGTAGTTGTGATTTTTTTTTCAGCAATGATAGGAATCCCAACTTTAATTGTTCCATTAACATTTAATGATCCTCCTGTCGTTTTGGACCAGTTAGAAGAAAATGATGCTCTTTTAGAAAACCCAGTTGTCATACTTTGTTGTACAGAGGTATTATTCGAATAAAACCATGTTGTAATGAAGTCTGGCTGCTGAATCATTGTCCCTGTATCCGGATTATCATATTCTAAGCTAATAATTTCAAAATCATCAATAGGTCTTATTTCAAATTCCTGTTTTCCCTGACTAAGATATTTATCTACAAAAATCTTACTTGCATCAGAATTCCCTATAACTCCATAGGTTGTAATACCATTGTCTCTATATCTTATCCCTGTATTTTGTAAGATATAAGCATCAGGATGAACAGTACTTCCTCCTAAAAACTGCCAGAAAGTTCCTCTAAAAGAGTTGTCTCTTATCTTAGGAATCAAAGAATTCGTAGCAGGATTGATACCGGTAGTTAAAACGTACTTTTGTCCATTGATAAAAGTATATATTGAAATCCCTCCATTTGATTCAGACGGAAACTCCAAATAGAATTTTTGATTATCTGAGTTATTTTGTTTTTCAAAAGTTGCATTACGATTCGTTCCTTGTGTCGTAAGATAAAAATTGCCATTAACATTTTCTTTAGATATAATATTAACAGGATAATCTTTTAGTTCTAAAAAAGAGCTACTTCTGTCTTCTATAAAATTCCCGGCATTCTTTAGTATACTTGCAGAAGCCTGTAGAGCATTTTTTTCATTTTTAATTTCATCTTCTCTTGAACAAGAAGATAAAAGGATTAATATAATGGATGAAAATAGTAAGCTAATTATTTTTTTCATTTTAATTTAATTTATAATATTTATTGTGATTATGTTATATTGTAAAAGGTTATTTTGTTATACTGTATTTTCCTTCAGCATCTGTTTCACCACCTGTATGAGTACCCCACTCAACACCATTTTTAGCTTCCGATACTGTTACCGGTTCATGATATAGAGTAACGATAACTTGAGTCCCATCCCCTGCTTCTGCTCTATTAACTTTCCAACGTGTCTTTAGTCCTACTTTTGCACCATCCTTACGTGTTGAAGAAGCATCATCTGTTCTTGTTAACTCAATATCCGACTTAGTGAAATTAAAAACTATAAAATGTTCATTTATAGCCTTCTTAATTGCTTCAGTTGCATCTTCATTTCCATTTAAGAATGAAACTGACACATCATAGCTATGACCATCCTGTAATTTAATTTTAGGAAAAGCAGTACTATTTTGTTGGTAACTGTAAACAGCGGTTGTTTTATCCGCCATGTCAGTTACATTTAAAACAACATTAGAAATCGTCTCTTGATCTAGATCGTCTTCTTCCACAGAACCTCTGTTACATGATAAAGACACTAAGCTTAAAACTATTAATAAAACACTGATATTAAATATTTTGAATATATTTTTCATTTTGTTATAAATTTATTTTTGTTATTGAAAGAAATATAAATGGTTACAATTAACATAACCTCCATGTATATTTAATCTTTAACTGATGATTAAAAATTGTATTTAAG is a window encoding:
- the rimO gene encoding 30S ribosomal protein S12 methylthiotransferase RimO: MRTKSSNKKKINIVTLGCSKNVYDSEVLMGQLKANGKEVVHEDKGDIVVINTCGFIDNAKEESINTILEYVDLKNQGAVEKVFVTGCLSERYKPDLIREIPDVDQYFGTRDLPILLKHLGADYRHELVGERLTTTPRHYAYLKISEGCDRPCTFCAIPLMRGNHISTPIENLVKEAENLAKNGVKELILIAQDLTFYGLDIYKKRALGDLLKELVKVEGIEWIRLHYAFPTGFPEDVLEIIKEEPKICNYIDIPLQHINNDVLKRMKRGTTFEKTNALLDKFREKVPGMAIRTTLIVGFPGETEEHFEELKNWVRDQRFDRLGCFTYSHEENTGAFIYEDDVPAEVKERRVEEIMEVQQQISYEINQEKVGKTFKCLFDRKEGSYFIGRTEFDSPDVDNTVLVPAENTYISVGEFVNVKITSADDFDLYGEVVD
- a CDS encoding dicarboxylate/amino acid:cation symporter, with amino-acid sequence MKGQNKLFISIIAALILGVIIGAIVHFNYPKETIDTFSKNIKLLGSLFIRLVQMIIAPLVFSTLVVGIAKMGDMKMVGRVGAKAMTWFITASLTSLLIGLVLVNIMKPGEGTDIVMNVSDAGDLLKTQSDFTLEHFVNHMVPKSIFEAFSTNEILQIVVFSVIFGIALGAYGEKGQMVTDFLDKIAHVVLIMVNYVMWFAPLGVLGAVAAAVAKYGFEIFTLYAHYLLAFVLGIATLWAVLLGVGYLVLGKRLKDLLRHIKTPLLIAFTTTSSEAVFPKLVEELEKFGAQNKIISFTLPLGYSFNLDGSMMYMTFASLFIAQVYDIHMPIEKQLLMLLVLMLTSKGVAGVPRASLIVVVATCSMFGIPPEGIALILPIDHFCDMARSMTNVLGNALATTAVDKWEGHIAVEQESIQ
- a CDS encoding ETX/MTX2 family pore-forming toxin yields the protein MKKIISLLFSSIILILLSSCSREDEIKNEKNALQASASILKNAGNFIEDRSSSFLELKDYPVNIISKENVNGNFYLTTQGTNRNATFEKQNNSDNQKFYLEFPSESNGGISIYTFINGQKYVLTTGINPATNSLIPKIRDNSFRGTFWQFLGGSTVHPDAYILQNTGIRYRDNGITTYGVIGNSDASKIFVDKYLSQGKQEFEIRPIDDFEIISLEYDNPDTGTMIQQPDFITTWFYSNNTSVQQSMTTGFSKRASFSSNWSKTTGGSLNVNGTIKVGIPIIAEKKITTTVNTNYSATYGKSESMEDTQTYNFPIVIAPRTSVTATATVGRYLINLNYTAKLRGKNTGKLITLKGTWNGVSCTDIKVTLEQRNLDTNSIVAKKVLSEVPKTLYKL
- a CDS encoding septal ring lytic transglycosylase RlpA family protein; translation: MSRVIFLLTLLPAIACGTVSNMKSGEEKSTTVSYYSDTFNGRKTSSGEVFDNGKLTAAHANLPFGTKVLLTNVATGDTVTVKVNDRGYLHKGRAFDITKSAFKKLGDVRKGVLKVTYRVLE